A stretch of DNA from Desmospora activa DSM 45169:
AGCAATTGAAAACATCGATATCGGTGGGCCGTCGATGGTACGGGCCGCTGCCAAAAATCATCGCTTTACTACAGTAGCGGTAGATCCTGTTGATTATGAAACGATCCTAGCGGAAATGGATCAGGGTGGGGTAACTGATGAGACGCGCCAACAGTTGGCGGCCAAAGCGTTTCGCCACACTGCCGCTTATGATGCCCTCATCGCTTCCTACTTGAGTGCAGAAGTAAATGAACCCTATCCGGAGAAGTGGACCGTAACCTATGAGAAGAAACAAGATCTTCGTTATGGGGAGAATCCGCATCAATCTGCTGCTTTTTATCAACAGCCTCTGGCAGCTGCGGGTAGTTTAGCGACGGCAAAACAGCTTCACGGGAAAGCATTGTCTTATAACAATATCAACGATGCCAACACCGCTTTGGAGATTGTGTCCGAGTTTGATCGTCCGGCTGTCGTTGCCGTTAAACATATGAATCCCTGCGGTGTCGGCAGCGGTGAGACGATCTTGGAGGCATATGAAAAAGCGTATGAGGCGGACCCCGTTTCCATTTTTGGTGGTATTGTCGCCTTGAATCGAACGGTGGATGAAGCGACTGCCCGCCGCTTAAAAGAGATCTTCCTGGAAATTATCTTGGCACCGGGGTTTGATGCCGCTGCCCTGGAGATTTTGCAAGAAAAGAAGAATCTTCGCCTGCTAAAGGTGGAGGTTTCCGCTTTTGGGAATGCGTCATCCCGCCGTCTGCAAACGGTGGAAGGGGGCTTATTGGTACAAGAAGCGGATCGAAAAGCGTTGGATCGCGCTGATTGCGAAGTTGTGACCAATCGTACCCCTTCCGCAGTAGAGTGGGAGCAATTGCTGTTTGCCTGGCGGGTCGTCAAACACGTCAAGTCAAACGCGATCGCTTTGTCCCGTGATTTTCGTACGATCGGAGTGGGAGCGGGCCAGATGAACCGCGTCGGTGCGGCGCGGATCGCCTTAGAACAGGCAGGGGAAGCGGCACATGGAGCGGTATTGGCATCTGACGCCTTTTTCCCGATGAAGGATACGGTGGAGCTTGCTGCTGCCGCCGGGATTAAAGCGATTATCCAGCCTGGTGGTTCCATTCGCGATCAAGAATCGATCGAGGAAGCCAACCGGCACGGCATCGCGATGGTGTTTACCGGTGTCCGTCACTTTAAGCATTAAAACAGAGACTTCACACGTGGAACGGCTGCTTCTTTCCCAACGTATGATAAAGTGCTCCAGCAAAAAGCTGAGGCCGTAGGTACAAAGGGGGAGGAACGGCCGTGGTTATCATCCGACGGTCATTTACGTTGGTTGTCACCACCTTGACATTAATGTGGATCACGGTTTTTCTCGGCTGGTATGAACCGTTTTCCTGGCAATACAGCATACGGGTGATTGGCTCCTTATACTTTTTGTTGGCGATTTTGACCAGCGGATTAATGTCCCTTCCCACAATTAGGGAAAAAGGGAAGGAAAACAAAGGGCAGCGGGAAGAGTGGTCTTTTATTTTTCTATTGGTGACCGTTATCTTGTTTGGAATCAGCCTCGCCTTTCCATAAACGGCGAGGTTTGCTGCTTGGACAAGCCCCCTTAGGGGGAGGGATTTTGAAGATGATAGGAGGGAGTTATGATGCGGGTATTGGTTGTTGGCAGCGGGGGGCGAGAACATACCCTCGTGTGGAAATTAAAGCAGAGCCCACAGGTAAAGCAGCTGTTTTGTGCGCCGGGTAATGCAGGGATCGAAACCTTAGCCACAAGCGTTCCCATCTCCGCTACCGATGTGGAGGGATTGGTGCGGTTTGTAGCGGAACGGGAGATTGATCTGACAGTGATCGGTCCAGAAGCTTCGCTTTTGGCCGGTGTGGTGGATGCATTGGAAGTAAATGGGCACCTCGTGTTCGGCCCTAATCGCGAAGCGGCCCAAGTGGAAGGCAGTAAGCGTTTTGCGAAAGAATTGATGGAGGCTTACGGTATTCCTACTGGACGATACCGCTCTTTTACCGATCCGGACGCAGCATTGACTTATATCCGGGAACAGGGTGCTCCCATCGTCGTAAAAGCGGACGGTTTAGCGGCAGGGAAGGGTGTGGTGGTGGCTCAAACCCTGCAAGAAGCAGAAGCAGCAGTGCACCATATCATGGAAGAGCGCGCCTTTGGCGATGCGGGAACATCGATTGTGGTAGAGGAGTTTTTGACCGGACAGGAAATGTCGTTAATGGCTTTTGTCGACGGTGAAACGGTTATTCCGATGGTGCCCGCTCAGGATCATAAGCCGGTCTTTAATGATGACCAGGGTCCTAATACCGGTGGAATGGGCGCATATAGCCCTGTCCCCCAAATCGCCGATCGTATCGTTCAGCAAGCGGTAACACAAATTTTGGAACCGATGGCCAAGGGGATGGTCCAAGCCGGTCTCACTTATCGCGGAGTCTTATATGCCGGGTTGATGATCACTCCGGAGGGACCAAAAGTAATCGAATTTAATGCCCGCTTTGGTGATCCGGAAACACAAGTCGTGTTACCGCGGATGGAGTCAGATTTAGCGGAAGTGCTGTTGGCGGTGGCTCAGGGACGCTTGCAACAGATCGAGGTGTCCTGGAAAAAGGAAGCCGCTTGTTGCATTGTGATGGCTTCCGGCGGCTATCCTGGCTCCTATGAAAAAGGAAAGCCCATTCAGGGGTTGTTTACCGAGGCGAATAATGCCGCCATTTTTCATGCCGGAACCGCTCATACAGAAGACGGTATCGTTACTGCTGGCGGACGTGTACTCGGAGTAACCGCTTGGGGGAGCGATTTATCCCAAGCCCGAAACCAGGCATATGCCCAGGTGAAAACGATCCAATTTGAAGGGGCCCATTATCGCACCGATATAGGCTCACGGGCGTTAGAGAAGTAGAGAGTGAATAGGCTATGGGCATGTTTCCGAAGCCACGTCTGTTGATCGACTCCCCAACGGAGTCTCCACGGTACCTAACCGTTTAGCGGCTACACATACTAAAAAAACTGAGTCCGGCATCATACCGGTCTCAGTTTTTTTTGTTTAATACCAAATGACGAAGGATGTGTTGAAACAAGGACAAACGACCTAAAAATAGGACTTTTCTGTTAATTGTAACGGGGTGCATTGTAGAAACTGACGTGCCATGTTATGATGTTAGCATGATCTTTTTCTGCACAGGCTTGTGCGGATTGGAGTGATCCATATCAATCAGAAAGAGGATCTTATCTTCTCGTTTTTACTCGTCGTTCGCAATGAGGAAGATTATATAGAGAATCTGTTGGAATCGATTTTGCATCAGGACTTTCCCCATGACCGATACGAGATTATAATCATCGATGGTGAGTCGACAGATCGAACGCCAGAATTGGTGGAGGCGTTTGAACGGCGTTACCCTGATCGGATTCGGTCGTATATGAATCCGCGTAAAATCCTGGCCACAGGCTGGAACATCGGCATTCAACATTCACGGGGGCGGTATGTGATCCGGGTAGATGGTCACAGTCAAATCCCCCGGGACTTTTTAAGCCGAACCTATGAAGTAGCGCAAAGAGTGCCGGAAGCGGCTTGTGTCGGTGGCGTCATCGAGAGCAGAGGAACGGGTTTTTGGGGTGAAGTAAATGCCTATGTCTATTCCCATCCCTTTGGTGTGGGAAATTCCAAATTTCGTACCACCAAAAACAAATGGGAAGGATATGTAGATACGGTTCCGTATGCCGCTTATAAGCGGGAAGTCTTTGAAGAGGTCGGCTACTTTGATGAAAATCTAAAGCGGAATGAGGATCTGGAGATGCATGCCCGCGTACGGCGGGCGGGTGGAAAATTCTTTCTGTCCACCATCATCCGCTCTACCTACTATGTCCGCAATACGTTACCAACATTGATGCAAAAATCATTTGCCGATGGAAAATGGACGCTCGTCGCCAGTAAGCGCGGCATGGGAGTGCTGCGTGGACGCCATTTCATTCCGTTTATCGTGGTAATGGCTACGTTGGCGTTTACCGTAGCATCCTTTTTCAGTGCGATCGCATGGTACACATTTTTAACACTGATGGGGACATATACTACCCTTCTCCTCGTCTCTTCCTGGGGACTGAAAAAAGAAAAAGGTTGGAAGTACTTTGTCCCAACGATGGTATCTTTTTTCCTGCTTCATTTTAGCCGGGGAGTCGGTTCTGCCGCCGGATTGATGAGCAGGGAGTATTGGGGGAATGAACGGGTATATGAAGAGCGATACGACAAAAACGTTACCAACGCTGCCCGTTGATTCCAACCGGATTTTGGCTTACCGAGAACGTTGCCAGAAACCGCGACATATGGAAGAGATCTGGTCCTGGTTTGTCTTGCGCCGGATCTCCATTTATATAACCTTGCTGTTGAGCCGTACACCCCTTACGCCAAATGGAATCAGCTGGCTCAGTCTTCTCTTTTTCACCTTAACGGGGTGGCTCCTGCTGACGGGAGAACCATGGGGTTGGCTGCTGGCGGTCGTCAGTTACAACTTGGGCTATTTATGTGATTGTATGGATGGTGAGCTGGCCCGAATCAAAGGGGTAACCAGCCAGCGGGGTGTATTTTTAGACACCTTGATCCGTGCTTTAAGCATCCCCGTCTGGAGCGCCGCCGCTTGGATGGTCCCACACGCCTTTGGATGGATGGAGTGGGGATTGGGTGTCGCTACTTGGGCTTACGTGATGATTTTGGTTGCCACCCTCGCTTTGTTGGTGCCCTTATCATACAATTATGTCCATGTGAAGACGGATGAAAACGATCCGGTCAGCGCCATGCGAACTCAATCCAATAAGATGGAGTGGATTGCATTTTTGACTGGGATGCCCGGATATTTTGCATTCCTGCCTGCGGTAACCATAGTTGAAATGTGGTTGGAATGGCCTTTGGTTGCCGCATTTACTGCCGCATTTTTGGTGGTGTTGGCTCTCAAGACCTTGTTACGATTGTATCTTACCACATCAAAGTTAAGTTGAATGACGACAGCGTTAAATTTATGTAAAGCCAATATTACAAACGGATAGGAGTGTCCAGAAATGAAAGTGGTAATTCTCGCCGCCGGTGTGGGCAGTCGTCTACGCCCGGAAACAGAAGATAAACCGAAAGCGATGATCCAGGTTCATGGCAAACCCTTGGTTCAATATCAAGTGGAGAGTGTTCGTAAGGCTGGATTTAAGGACGAAGATATTACGGTGCTCGGTGGATACAAGATGGAGCGGATTCAGGAACACTTCGCTGGCACGGATATCCAATTTATCTACAATCCACATTATGAATCCATGAACAACATTTACTCGTTTCTATTAACGGAGAAGCTGAGAGAGGATATTCTCCTCATCAATTCCGACGACTTTTTCGATGAGCGCATGATCTCTTTTATCATGGAGGCATCCGCTCCCACAGCAGTATTGGTGGATACGCAAAAAACATTGACGGAAGAGTCGATGCGGGTACTACTGGATGAAGAGGGAAGACTGACGAAAGTAAATAAAAAGATCGCATTGCATGAAGCCCATGGTGAGTACATCGGGATTTCCAAACTAGCCCGTCCCGATCTGGAAGTGTTGTATCGGACGGCGCGGGCCATGATTGAAAACGGTGAAACCAATGCATGGTATGAAAATGTGTATGAAGCCTGCTCCGGCGATATCGCCATTGTTGGAGTCGATACGCAGGGGCTGCCTTGGGTGGAGATCGATGACTTCAATGATCTGGAAACCGCGAAAAAGTTAGCCGTATCCGTTTTGTCCTGACCGGGAAGGAGCTGGAATCATGACAAAGAAAGTGCATATCCCGGTTCAGTTGATCATTGAACACGGGGCGATCCCTAACCTTCCCCAATCACCGGTGTTTGACTGGTTGAAGGGACAAAAGGTGCTGATGGTAAGCGGAAGCGGAAAGACACGTCGGGTGACAGAACAAGTGCAAGAAGTGATTGTCGGACATGCTGCTACTGTTCAGGTGCTGACGTGCCAAAGCAACAGTCTGGATACAATCAATGAATTGGAGCGGCATGTGCTGGAAGATCCACCGGATATCATCATCGGTGCCGGGGGTGGAAAAGCCCTGGACGTATCCAAAGTTGTTGGTACCCGCAGCAATGTACCGGTAATCCTGTTCCCTACGGCGATTTCCAGCGATGCGATCTGTTCGCCGGTCGCTGTGATCAAGATGTTGAACAAAAGCACCAGTATTGGCGTGAAAATGCCGCAAGCGGTGATCATCGACCTGGATGTGTTGTCCTCGTGTCCGCCACGGCTGATGTCGGCGGGGATTGGCGACCTCCTTTCCAACAAGACGGCGCTGTTTGACTGGCATTTGGCGCACCGTGCTGGAAAAGAAGAGATGAACACATTTGCCAATTTAATGGCCAATAACGCCGTTGAATCGTTTATGAACACCTTGAATCAGGATGAGTATGACGAATCCCTGTTGAAAGTGGCATCCGAAGCTTTGATCATGAGCGGGATCGCGATGTCCATCGCCGGTTCCAGTCGACCTTGCAGCGGCTCGGAGCATTTGATCAGTCATGCGCTTGATTACCATTGTGGAGCGAAGGCACTTCATGGGGAGCAGGTAGCGATCGGTGTTCTATTTAGCCAGTATCTGCAGGGGCGAGTCAAACGGATCGAGTGGTTAGCTCCCTATTATGAAAAGCTGGGATTGCCAACACATTATGAGGATTTGGGGTACACCCGTGAGGAGATGCATCGGGCGATTCAAATGGCACCGTCTATGCGGAACCGGTATACGATTTTAAACGAAGTGGAATTGACTGATGAAGAGATTGATCGCATCCTGGATGAAGTGTATCCTGTTGAGGCGAAAAATCGTTACGACCTGAAAGGCTTAACTGTGGGATGATAAGGAGTACCAACATGTTCGCTAATATCCTGAAATATCGAGAGCTGCTTTACTTCCTAGTCCACAAGGAAGTTCGCATCCGCTATCGCAATTCCTTGTTCGGTTTCTTCTGGACTTTGCTGGAGCCACTAGGCTTGATGGTGATATACACCTTGGTGTTTTCCGTCATCATCAAGGGCATCTCCAAAGGAGTTGAACCCTATCCGCTCTATATTTTGTCGGGATTAATTCCGTGGACCTTTTTCAACAACTCCTTGAAAAAAGGGACCAAAGCGCTGTCAGGGAATGCATCCTTAATTAAAAAGGTGTACTTTCCCCGGGAAATTTTCCCGCTTTCCATGATCACTGCCAATCTGGTTAATTTTATTCCCGCTTTTGTCTTGGTAATCGCCTTTGCCTTCGTGTTGGGGGTGCCGGTTCAATGGGACCAGCTGGTATTGCTGCCGTTCTTCATTCTGCTGCTGGCGGTGTTTGCCTTGGCTTGTTCTTTTCTCATCTCGGTTTTAAACGTCTACTACCGCGATGTGGAGTTTATCACCAATCTGGTGTTACGGGGATGGATGTATCTTAGCCCGATTATTTATCCGATCAGTTTTGTCACAGAAAACGAATCGGAGACAGTCCGACAGTTTGCGGATTTGTATTTCCTCAATCCGATGGCGGTGATCCTCAGTCTGTTTCATGGAATCTTTTTCCCGGATCAGTCCATCTCCTGGGGCTATGTATTATACGTCATCATCTTTATCCTCGTCATGCTCCTGATCTCTTGGTTCATCTTTAAACGGTTGAACCGTCGTGTAGGGGAAGTGATCTGACAATGGATGCCATTGTCGTTGAAAATCTGAGCAAACATTTTCGAAAAGCGTATGATAAGACCTTGAAAGGCTTTTTCATCTCAATGGCCAAAAGGGAAAAGCGGTATAAGGAGTTCATCGCTCTCAACAATGTCTCTTTCACCGTTAAAAAAGGGGAATCCTACGCCATCATCGGAAAAAATGGAGCGGGGAAATCCACCTTGTTTAAAGTGCTTTCCGGCATTATCTACCCGGATGCGGGTAAGGTGCAGATGAATGGGAAAGTGGCTCCTTTGATTGAGCTAGGTGCCGGCCTTTCCCGTGATTTGACCGGTGCGGAAAATATCCGCCTCAACTGTGCCATCTTTGGATTAAATAAGAAGCGAATTGAAGAAGTATACCCTGAGATTGTCGCTTTCTCCGAATTGGAGGAGTTTATCGATACACCCGTCAAGTTTTATTCTTCCGGGATGAAAGCCCGGTTGGGCTTTTCGATCGCTGTTCACATCGACGCCGACATCATCTTGATCGACGAGGTGTTGGCGGTGGGTGATAAGGATTTTAAGAAAAAATGTTACGCCAAAATGGAGGAGCTGCGGGGCTCTGACAAAACTTTGGTCATTGTTTCCCACAGCTTAAAACCCCTCCGCAAAATATGTGATCGGGCCTTGATTTTGGAGCGGGGTTGCGTGGTGGATGTCGGCGGGATCGACGAGATGATCGATAAATACCAAGATGAAAAAAAACCGAAAAAGAACCAGAAGGGAGCGTAAAGTCGATTGAGTGAGGAGAAACCGCAACGATTTACACTGGACGACGTCCATACCACCTATAAAAAGAAAGACGCTTGGTGGACGGTGTTGTTGGTGGATCCGGTCGCATCACGGCTGATCGTGCCGACGGCCAATCATACCAACATCACCCCTAACCAACTCTCCATCTTTTCCTTTATCATCGGCCTGACCGCAGTGACGCTGTTTTATATTGGGTCTTATCCCGCGCTGATCGCCGCGGCGCTTTTGTACCATCTCAGCTTTATCATCGACTGCATGGATGGGAAGATCGCACGCCTCAAAGGGACAGGCTCCACCTTCGGCATGTTGTTGGATATCAGCCTGGACCATATTCGGGTGGTTTTGTGCGGTGTAGCACTCACCCTGGGCCAATACCGGCTGACGGAAGATGTGACGTATCTCTATTTGTTACTCTTGTTTGTTGTCGCCTATTTTACCCGCCATATCAATGCGTTACAGCTGTTTAAGCTACGCCGGGATATGCGGGCAAAGCTGCGCAAAAGCAAACGTAAACTGAAACGTACCGCTGAATTTGCTGGGATTGTGATTGAGAAACCGGAGCCGACTCCGCCGGAGCAAGAGGAAGAAGAAGCGGACAACAATGAGCAGGCAGACGGAACGCAATCCCTCGACAGCTTGCAGCAGAAAAAGAAAATCGATTTACAGCAGGAATTTAAGTCCAAATTCGGCATTTACATGCGTATTCGCGATTTCTTTTTGGAGCGGCGAATTCGGATGCATCTGTTTAGCGGCATTGAATTTCAGATGTTTATCTTTGTGGTGGCCCCCTTGTTTGGAACATTGATTATCAAAGAAACGATTTTCTTTGGGACGATTCTACTGTTTGCGTTTGAGGCATCGATCCTGTATAAAATCTGGCTCTCCACCAAGGACTTTGAGCGCGAATTTAGTAAGATTCAATCGGCGGTAGAGACGATTGAATCGACGCTGCCTGAAGATTGGGAGGAGCAGTATCGTCTACAAAAGGCGGCAGCGAAAGCGGGACAGACAAGCTAAATAAAAAAGCTAAACAAAAAAAGCCCTCGGATTGATTCCGAGAGCTTTTTTTGTTTAGCCGAAGTTCATTGTCTGCTTTTCTCCTTGAATACTGAGAGCATCGACGGGAACTTCAAACCACCAAGCACCATCCGTTTTTTTCACAGGTGCATAGCCCACTTTTTTTAATGACCGGGCGATATCCCAGCTGGCTGTATAAACAAAGGCAGTACTTCCTGCTTCATCGAATTGGATGACCGTCTCTTTCTCTTCCGCTTCTTTCAATTTTCATCCCCCTCACTCTCCTCCAATGCAGAGGCACGAACTCTCGTTCCTGTTTTCTCTTCTTATGTTACCACGTGTGAGTGGATTTGCCACCCTTTTCATTGATTGACTGCATCGACTAAGAAGTTAATAAATAAGATTCTATTTCTAAAATAATGGGGATTGTCCACTGTTTCAAGGTTAATTTTCAACAAAAGATGATAAATATCAAAAATACGTTTAAGTGAGGGCGACAAAAAAGGCGGATTCAGAATTAGGAATGGACGCTTAATACACGGAAACCGGATTGATCCAGAGACTTGGAGATCGCCTCAACATGGGGGGTAGGCGCGATTTTTAATAAAATCCGGCGCGCCGCCGAATCCCCGGCGTCAAAGGTAGCCATCGAGATGATATTAATATCGAAGGGCTTTAAAGTAAGCAGTAATCGTTCCAACACATGGGGAACATCGACAAAAACCCCGATCAGAAAGCGCGCTCCCTTTACCCTGCTGCCTAACGCTTGCACCAAGGCCGATTCCACATCGCTGATTTTGGCGATTCCCGCTAGGGTGATGCCGTCCGCTGCGACGATGGGGACGAAGGGATAACGGATCAAAGTGGGGAGCAATTCCTCAAAATCGGCATCCACGGTTAAGGGTTCGATCCAATCGATTGCCTGGGAAATGGGTTGTTGTAGGAGCTCTGTATGTGTACATCCCATTTTTAAAAATTGTTTCATGATGGTGCTGTATCCGGTGATTCCGGCAAAATGATTTCGTTGGTCGATGACGGGAATCGTCTCCAGTCCGTGATGACGCAGTTGCTTTAACCCTTGTTCGATATTGGATGTTGCCCAGATGATCGCCAATTCATCCCGTGGAGTCATACAGTTTTTAATCAGCATAAAAAACGATCTCTCCCCTTTTTGATTACTGCAACCAGTATATGGGGAGTATCCGGTTTGATGACCGCCTTTAGCTACGGGCTCGCCTTTTTTGACCGATTACCCAAACAACCGCCACCACCGATCCCACGACAGTGGCGATCACATAAAAATTGTCAACCCACCAATCCACTCTTAACCATTGATTCCACATGTTTCTCCTCCTTTGTGCCTTCGCTCCATTCTTCGTTAACGAACCTCCTTGGAGCTGACTCCTATGAAATGCAACATAGGGCAGAAGCGGGTGATGCCCTCTGCCACTTTCATTCCCGCCAGGATTGCGATGAACAGGGCCCTTATGCTGTCAGTACGGCGTGTCAGTCGAGCGGCACTCCACGCCAACCCCGCCAAACCAAAGGTGATTCGCAGTAAAGCGTCAATGGTACCCACGTTTTTTTGCATGTTCGATCCCCTCCTTTCCTTCCATCGATTCGGATCGTTGCAAACGATAGTATGGTCATTTTGAAGTGGGATCAAACGGTGAAGGGAATTGGTGGGTTGTGGTAGTATGGTCTGGAAAAGGAGGAAATTGCGGATGATGAACACCTCTGTGGAAGAGCGGCTGGCCGTCATTGAGACGACAATGGGACGGCGCCCGCCGACAGTTTGGTTCAAAGGTGGACAGGTGTTAAATGTGTATACCGGAGCTGTGGAATACCAGGATGTTTGGGTCGGTGGGAGTCAGATCGCTTTTGTTGGCTCCCGTGAAGAGGGCAAACTAAACCCGGACAGCAGCACAAAAGTGGTGGATGTGGAAGGAATGGTGCTGGTACCGGGCTATATCGAACCACATTCGCATCCGTTTCAGTTATATAATCCGGTTTCATTGACGGAAAAAGTGCTTCCCCTGGGAACGACAGCCATGATCCATGATAATCTTTATTTTTTTCGCTCGTTGGACGATGATCGCTGGCAAGAATGGAGGGAACGGCTAACTGCTTCGGCGGTCCACCACTTTTGGTGGGCGCGGTTGGATGCACAGGCACGTCTGGATGCAGATGAAGATCCGTTTACCCTGGAGCGGGTGAAATTAGCTATGTCTCATCCTTCAACGCTGCAAGCGGGTGAGTTGACCGATTGGATGCCGCTGTTGTCCGGCGATCAAAAACGAGTGGCGATGGTGGAACAGGCCCATCGCTATGGCAAGCGAGTGGAGGGCCATTCCCCTGGTGCTTCGTACCGAACATTATCCCGATTGGCGGCAGCGGGGGTTACCGGTGATCATGAGAGCATCACCGTAGAGGAGGTGCTGCACCGTTTACGCCTGGGTTATATGACGACGCTGCGATACAGTTCATTGCGCCCCGATCTGCCGGATTTAATCCGGGGATTGTTGCAGCAGCAAGCACCGGTGCCATGGCATCGTCTGATGATGACGACGGATGGTCCTACTCCTCCGGCATTGCGCCAAGGACATGTGGATGCAATGATCCGGGTAGCCATCCAAGCAGGCTGCCCGCCTGAACATGCCTATGGGATGGTAACCCTCAATCCGGCTGTCTATTTTGGTCTGGATGCTCATATCGGCGGGATTGCTCCGGGACGATCGGCGGATATCAATGTGTTGCGCTCACTGGAAGATCCGACACCGATTCAGGTGTTTGTTCGAGGAGAACGGGCGGCGCAATCCGGACGCCTGTTAGTGGAGCAGCCGCAACCGGATTGGGAGCGCTTTCCTCCCCTCATTTCCGCACCGTGGCGGCTGCAGAAGAAGGATGTCGCTTTATCCCTTGAAAAAGGGGAGCAGGCGCCGGTGATTCATCTGGTCAATCCGGTCATTACCCAACTAAAATGGGAAGCGGTCGACGAGGTGGATGAGGAGCGTCTATTTGTCAGCTTAATCGACCCTGCCGGTCAATGGACCACCCAAGCGTTTTTGCGCGGATTTGCCCGCGGGATCGACGGATTGGCCAGCAGCTACAACGGTTCCGGCGATTTGCTACTGTTGGGTCGAGATCCGGATGCGATGGTGAAGGCGGGTCAACGTGTGTTAGACAACGGTGGTGGGATCGCCTGGTTTCAGGGTGGAGGAGAATCCTTTTTCTTGCCCCTCCCGATTGGCGGCAAGATGAGCGATCAGCCTATCGATGATCTGATTGAGAAGTCGGAGGAATTGGTAACGAAACTGAAAAACTTTGACCACCCGTTTCACGATCCCATCTATACCTTTTTATTTTTATCATCGACGCACCTGCCCCAAGTGCGCTTAACCCGTGATGGTTTGGTACGAATCAAAGATGGAGCGATCATCCGCCCTGCGACTCCCCTTACCTGATAGACGAATGGCTTGACTCCCTGCTATTCTAGCCATAGAATAACAGTGCAAAATGTCTGCCATTACATTGGGAAA
This window harbors:
- a CDS encoding NTP transferase domain-containing protein, giving the protein MKVVILAAGVGSRLRPETEDKPKAMIQVHGKPLVQYQVESVRKAGFKDEDITVLGGYKMERIQEHFAGTDIQFIYNPHYESMNNIYSFLLTEKLREDILLINSDDFFDERMISFIMEASAPTAVLVDTQKTLTEESMRVLLDEEGRLTKVNKKIALHEAHGEYIGISKLARPDLEVLYRTARAMIENGETNAWYENVYEACSGDIAIVGVDTQGLPWVEIDDFNDLETAKKLAVSVLS
- a CDS encoding ABC transporter permease, translating into MFANILKYRELLYFLVHKEVRIRYRNSLFGFFWTLLEPLGLMVIYTLVFSVIIKGISKGVEPYPLYILSGLIPWTFFNNSLKKGTKALSGNASLIKKVYFPREIFPLSMITANLVNFIPAFVLVIAFAFVLGVPVQWDQLVLLPFFILLLAVFALACSFLISVLNVYYRDVEFITNLVLRGWMYLSPIIYPISFVTENESETVRQFADLYFLNPMAVILSLFHGIFFPDQSISWGYVLYVIIFILVMLLISWFIFKRLNRRVGEVI
- a CDS encoding CDP-alcohol phosphatidyltransferase family protein; amino-acid sequence: MNGYMKSDTTKTLPTLPVDSNRILAYRERCQKPRHMEEIWSWFVLRRISIYITLLLSRTPLTPNGISWLSLLFFTLTGWLLLTGEPWGWLLAVVSYNLGYLCDCMDGELARIKGVTSQRGVFLDTLIRALSIPVWSAAAWMVPHAFGWMEWGLGVATWAYVMILVATLALLVPLSYNYVHVKTDENDPVSAMRTQSNKMEWIAFLTGMPGYFAFLPAVTIVEMWLEWPLVAAFTAAFLVVLALKTLLRLYLTTSKLS
- a CDS encoding iron-containing alcohol dehydrogenase family protein; its protein translation is MTKKVHIPVQLIIEHGAIPNLPQSPVFDWLKGQKVLMVSGSGKTRRVTEQVQEVIVGHAATVQVLTCQSNSLDTINELERHVLEDPPDIIIGAGGGKALDVSKVVGTRSNVPVILFPTAISSDAICSPVAVIKMLNKSTSIGVKMPQAVIIDLDVLSSCPPRLMSAGIGDLLSNKTALFDWHLAHRAGKEEMNTFANLMANNAVESFMNTLNQDEYDESLLKVASEALIMSGIAMSIAGSSRPCSGSEHLISHALDYHCGAKALHGEQVAIGVLFSQYLQGRVKRIEWLAPYYEKLGLPTHYEDLGYTREEMHRAIQMAPSMRNRYTILNEVELTDEEIDRILDEVYPVEAKNRYDLKGLTVG
- the purH gene encoding bifunctional phosphoribosylaminoimidazolecarboxamide formyltransferase/IMP cyclohydrolase, producing MPIRRALISVSDKTGIVELARDLSRRGVEIISTGGTKRALGEAGIPVIGVSELTGFPEILDGRVKTLHPRIHAGLLAIRDREEHQRQLEERKIDTIDLVVVNLYPFQQTIAKPDVTFAEAIENIDIGGPSMVRAAAKNHRFTTVAVDPVDYETILAEMDQGGVTDETRQQLAAKAFRHTAAYDALIASYLSAEVNEPYPEKWTVTYEKKQDLRYGENPHQSAAFYQQPLAAAGSLATAKQLHGKALSYNNINDANTALEIVSEFDRPAVVAVKHMNPCGVGSGETILEAYEKAYEADPVSIFGGIVALNRTVDEATARRLKEIFLEIILAPGFDAAALEILQEKKNLRLLKVEVSAFGNASSRRLQTVEGGLLVQEADRKALDRADCEVVTNRTPSAVEWEQLLFAWRVVKHVKSNAIALSRDFRTIGVGAGQMNRVGAARIALEQAGEAAHGAVLASDAFFPMKDTVELAAAAGIKAIIQPGGSIRDQESIEEANRHGIAMVFTGVRHFKH
- the purD gene encoding phosphoribosylamine--glycine ligase encodes the protein MRVLVVGSGGREHTLVWKLKQSPQVKQLFCAPGNAGIETLATSVPISATDVEGLVRFVAEREIDLTVIGPEASLLAGVVDALEVNGHLVFGPNREAAQVEGSKRFAKELMEAYGIPTGRYRSFTDPDAALTYIREQGAPIVVKADGLAAGKGVVVAQTLQEAEAAVHHIMEERAFGDAGTSIVVEEFLTGQEMSLMAFVDGETVIPMVPAQDHKPVFNDDQGPNTGGMGAYSPVPQIADRIVQQAVTQILEPMAKGMVQAGLTYRGVLYAGLMITPEGPKVIEFNARFGDPETQVVLPRMESDLAEVLLAVAQGRLQQIEVSWKKEAACCIVMASGGYPGSYEKGKPIQGLFTEANNAAIFHAGTAHTEDGIVTAGGRVLGVTAWGSDLSQARNQAYAQVKTIQFEGAHYRTDIGSRALEK
- a CDS encoding glycosyltransferase family 2 protein gives rise to the protein MIHINQKEDLIFSFLLVVRNEEDYIENLLESILHQDFPHDRYEIIIIDGESTDRTPELVEAFERRYPDRIRSYMNPRKILATGWNIGIQHSRGRYVIRVDGHSQIPRDFLSRTYEVAQRVPEAACVGGVIESRGTGFWGEVNAYVYSHPFGVGNSKFRTTKNKWEGYVDTVPYAAYKREVFEEVGYFDENLKRNEDLEMHARVRRAGGKFFLSTIIRSTYYVRNTLPTLMQKSFADGKWTLVASKRGMGVLRGRHFIPFIVVMATLAFTVASFFSAIAWYTFLTLMGTYTTLLLVSSWGLKKEKGWKYFVPTMVSFFLLHFSRGVGSAAGLMSREYWGNERVYEERYDKNVTNAAR